Proteins encoded by one window of Gemmatimonadota bacterium:
- a CDS encoding 6-carboxytetrahydropterin synthase, producing MHCALTRVVSFYARHQYPGSTAHGHLYQVAVTVTGTLDPVTQSVIDLATLDEILTMAITTPLGGRHLNDAIAEFASGARWPTCEAIAAWCWREIAGRLPATSRLERVRVAEDNTLWAECTGPT from the coding sequence ATGCACTGCGCGCTGACCCGGGTGGTGTCGTTCTACGCCAGGCATCAGTACCCGGGAAGTACCGCGCACGGGCACCTGTATCAGGTCGCGGTTACCGTCACGGGGACCCTCGATCCGGTCACCCAGTCGGTGATCGACCTCGCGACTCTTGACGAGATCCTTACGATGGCGATCACTACTCCTCTTGGGGGTCGCCATCTTAACGACGCCATTGCGGAGTTCGCCTCCGGTGCGCGCTGGCCAACGTGTGAAGCGATCGCCGCGTGGTGTTGGCGGGAGATCGCCGGCCGTCTCCCTGCTACCTCCCGCCTCGAGCGAGTTCGCGTGGCGGAAGACAATACGCTCTGGGCCGAGTGCACCGGCCCGACCTGA